In Schizosaccharomyces osmophilus chromosome 2, complete sequence, the following proteins share a genomic window:
- a CDS encoding TREX2 complex subunit-like (poorly characterized, implicated in transcription or splicing), whose translation MTTPRLMPLNIYFSSINNAVARSNSMVLAKFLSVPWGKELGDVLNFDVPGTYSSDDILGLTVQRSIILQNWSDSVLLHLKVLLALCRDRDPVAAFRLQVDLAQNIFREFSSGNCTGVHLPVLFIICKDLRFLAIHAQNTMSVRNQQMKLISNDPVQENSHLELATRLLNRAFTICINDRAPLAISRKWGAYYTMGLLFKLYLRLDCVHLTNNVLRAMKVVELPDISLFPKSHIVIFRYYLGIVAFLNQSYKNASAELETAFSLCHKHYNRNLELILSYWIPTRILVYHQLPSPTFLSKYPYLKNIYVPLCHAIKKGNLGAFGQCLKKNESLLAKTKTYLTLEGTRDLCLRNLFRKTWIILEKSTRLPTSVFQTALKVAGSDLDLLHVEAILANMVSKGYMRGYVSRDRMTVVLSAKDPFPKRTPL comes from the coding sequence ATGACGACACCTCGGTTAATGCCCTTGaatatttacttttcttctatcaATAATGCGGTTGCACGTTCGAACAGCATGGTATTGGCAAAATTTCTGTCGGTTCCCTGGGGAAAAGAACTAGGCGACGTCCTAAATTTCGACGTTCCGGGAACTTATTCTTCCGACGACATTTTAGGACTTACAGTGCAGCGATCCATCATTCTTCAGAATTGGAGTGACTCTGTTTTGCTTCATTTAAAGGTATTACTTGCCTTATGCCGTGATCGAGACCCAGTTGCTGCATTTCGTCTTCAAGTAGATCTTGCTCAAAACATATTTCGTGAATTCTCTTCAGGAAATTGCACTGGTGTTCATTTGCCAGTACTGTTCATAATCTGCAAAGACTTGCGGTTTCTTGCTATTCATGCTCAGAATACTATGTCTGTTCGCAATCAACAAATGAAACTCATATCCAATGATCCTGTACAAGAAAATTCACACCTCGAACTAGCTACACGACTGCTTAACAGGGCTTTTACAATATGTATCAATGATCGAGCACCGTTAGCTATTTCACGTAAATGGGGTGCTTATTATACCATGGGTTTGTTGTTCAAGTTATATTTACGCTTAGACTGCGTTCATTTGACGAACAATGTCTTGCGAGCAATGAAGGTTGTCGAACTGCCAGACATTTCTCTGTTTCCCAAATCTCATATTGTCATTTTCCGTTACTACCTTGGTATCGTGGCCTTTCTAAATCAAAGCTACAAGAACGCATCTGCAGAGTTGGAAACCGCATTTTCCTTATGTCACAAGCATTATAACCGTAATTTAGAATTAATCCTTTCCTATTGGATCCCCACTCGAATTCTAGTCTACCATCAACTTCCCAGTCCTACATTTTTGTCTAAATACCcttatttaaaaaacatatACGTTCCGTTATGTCACGCCATTAAGAAAGGAAATCTTGGGGCTTTTGGTCAAtgtttaaagaaaaatgaatcttTGCTAGCCAAGACAAAGACCTACTTGACTTTGGAAGGGACTAGAGATTTATGTTTGCGAAATCTATTTCGAAAAACATGGATCattcttgaaaaatcaACTCGGCTTCCCACATCCGTCTTTCAAACCGCTTTAAAAGTTGCTGGATCTGATCTCGATTTACTACACGTTGAGGCTATTTTGGCAAACATGGTTAGTAAAGGCTATATGCGTGGTTACGTTTCTCGTGACCGTATGACTGTTGTTTTGTCTGCAAAAGATCCATTCCCAAAAAGAACTCCATTGTAA
- the coa3 gene encoding cytochrome c oxidase assembly protein Coa3 has translation MSQNSRAFENARRPFRTKNLITALGLGGLALGTFAYSIYKVHQDTLEDVVMTPEIREKIERERKQSQELQDQSSMKNPPT, from the coding sequence ATGAGTCAAAATAGCAGAGCATTCGAAAATGCTCGTCGACCTTTCCGtaccaaaaatttgatCACGGCATTGGGATTAGGTGGACTCGCTCTTGGTACATTCGCATACTCTATCTATAAAGTGCACCAAGATACCCTTGAAGATGTTGTAATGACTCCAGAAATCCGTGAAAAGATTGAGCGCGAACGGAAACAGTCTCAAGAACTGCAAGACCAGAGTTCAATGAAAAATCCTCCAACTTAA